The proteins below come from a single Miscanthus floridulus cultivar M001 chromosome 1, ASM1932011v1, whole genome shotgun sequence genomic window:
- the LOC136541541 gene encoding probable glutathione S-transferase GSTU6 yields MAGGDELKLLGFWGSPFVLRARLALSFKGLSYEYVEEDLKNKSELLLQSNPVHKKVPVLIHNGKPVCETQIIMQYLDEVYGPSVLPVDPYDRAMARFWAAYIDDKLLSSLMMMSMGKTEEEKAEGRKQSSGVVETLEGALKECSKGKPFFGGDSVGYVDVVLGGFVAWVRLIDRLTGLKVFDSSKAPLLAAWLERFGSMDAAKAVMPDVQRLVELSKMRQA; encoded by the exons CTTGCCCTGAGCTTCAAGGGTCTGAGCTACGAGTACGTCGAGGAGGATCTCAAGAACAAGAGCGAGCTCCTTCTCCAGTCCAACCCGGTGCACAAGAAGGTTCCCGTGCTCATCCACAACGGCAAGCCCGTCTGCGAGACCCAGATCATCATGCAGTACCTCGACGAGGTTTATGGTCCCTCTGTCCTCCCTGTTGACCCATACGACCGGGCCATGGCCCGTTTCTGGGCTGCTTACATTGATGACAAG CTGTTGAGCTCGTTGATGATGATGAGCATGGGAAAGACAGAGGAGGAGAAGGCGGAGGGCAGAAAGCAATCGTCTGGCGTTGTGGAGACCCTCGAGGGGGCACTGAAGGAGTGCTCTAAGGGGAAACCTTTCTTCGGAGGTGACAGCGTCGGATACGTAGACGTTGTGCTCGGAGGCTTCGTCGCCTGGGTGCGTCTCATCGATCGCTTGACAGGCTTGAAGGTGTTCGATTCCAGCAAGGCCCCGCTCCTGGCGGCATGGCTGGAGCGTTTCGGCTCGATGGACGCGGCCAAGGCGGTCATGCCGGACGTGCAGAGGCTGGTGGAGCTCAGCAAGATGAGGCAGGCCTGA